The following coding sequences lie in one Rutidosis leptorrhynchoides isolate AG116_Rl617_1_P2 chromosome 6, CSIRO_AGI_Rlap_v1, whole genome shotgun sequence genomic window:
- the LOC139854541 gene encoding tryptophan synthase beta chain 1-like has translation MACKLQTVTPPCLDKMVPANLESINLHTNLNLKSNTCTNLKTILSTTSVAKEVKTPIAGKFGKFGGKFVAETLIAPLEELEAKFNSIMHDHKFQTELETALRDYVGRETPLYYAKKLTNYYKNTNGKGPEIYLKREDLCHGGSYKMNNVVAQVLLAKHMGKQSVVTVTSAGHHGVAAAAVCAKYSLDCIIFISTNDMLRKPSNVQLMELLGAQVKSVEGSFQDAASASMRAWITNLETDYYLSGTAVGPHPIPTMVREFNSVVGKETRKQAMEKWGGNPDVLVACVGTGCNALGLFHAFVDDKNVRMIGVEGGGVGNNNELHSATLVKGEVGVYHGAMCYLLQDKDGQVTRAQSVASGLECPGVSPELSFLKETGRIDCYSVTDQEALDAYKRLCRLEGIIPALEAAHAFAYLEKLCPTLPHGTKVVVNCSGTGYNDATMVLDSVF, from the exons ATGGCATGCAAATTGCAAACTGTTACCCCTCCTTGTTTAGACAAGATGGTACCTGCAAATCTTGAGTCAATAAATTTGCACACAAACCTAAATTTGAAAAGTAATACTTGTACTAACCTAAAGACAATATTGAGTACTACTAGTGTTGCCAAAGAGGTGAAAACTCCCATTGCTGGGAAATTTGGAAAATTTGGAGGGAAGTTTGTTGCTGAAACCTTGATCGCTCCGTTGGAAGAACTTGAAGCTAAATTTAACTCTATAATGCATGATCATAAGTTTCAG ACAGAGCTAGAAACTGCACTGAGGGATTATGTAGGACGCGAAACTCCTCTTTATTATGCAAAAAAGCTCACAAATTATTACAAGAACACGAACGGAAAAGGGCCTGAAATATATCTTAAAAGAGAGGACCTCTGTCATGGTGGATCATATAAAATGAATAATGTTGTTGCACAAGTGCTTTTGGCTAAACACATGGGCAAACAAAGCGTTGTAACAGTAACAAGTGCCGGCCACCATGGTGTTGCAGCAGCTGCTGTTTGCGCCAAATATTCGctagattgtattattttcattAGTACTAATGACATGTTGCGAAAACCCTCCAATGTGCAACTCATGGAGCTCCTTGGAGCTCAG GTTAAGTCTGTTGAAGGAAGTTTTCAAGATGCAGCCTCAGCATCAATGAGGGCATGGATAACAAACCTAGAAACTGATTACTACCTATCTGGAACGGCTGTTGGCCCACACCCAATCCCAACCATGGTTCGCGAGTTCAATTCGGTAGTAGGAAAAGAAACAAGGAAGCAAGCAATGGAGAAATGGGGTGGAAATCCAGATGTGTTGGTTGCTTGTGTAGGCACCGGTTGCAACGCATTAGGTCTGTTTCATGCATTTGTAGACGACAAAAACGTACGAATGATTGGAGTCGAAGGTGGTGGAGTTGGAAATAACAACGAATTGCACTCTGCAACTCTTGTAAAAGGTGAAGTTGGTGTGTATCATGGAGCTATGTGTTATTTGTTACAAGATAAAGATGGTCAAGTCACAAGAGCACAATCTGTAGCTAGTGG ATTGGAGTGTCCAGGAGTAAGCCCTGAGCTAAGTTTCCTAAAAGAAACTGGCAGAATTGACTGTTACTCTGTTACTGATCAAGAAGCTCTTGATG CATACAAAAGATTGTGTCGTCTTGAAGGGATAATTCCAGCGTTGGAGGCTGCTCATGCTTTCGCGTATCTTGAGAAGCTTTGCCCAACTCTGCCTCATGGGACCAAAGTAGTGGTTAACTGCAGCGGCACTGGGTACAACGATGCGACCATGGTCCTTGATAGTGTTTTTTAA